Below is a genomic region from Paraburkholderia sp. BL23I1N1.
CTGCTCGGCTTCGGCATGATCGGGTTCATCTCGAACTTCGCCGTTTCATCGACGGTGACGCGCAACCTGAAATTGTCCGTGGGCGCGATGGTTTCTCTGCTGATGCTCGCGCTTTCGGCGATGCCGCTGTTGCAACAATCGCCGATCGGCGTCGCCGCGCTCGTCCTTGCATGGGGTGTGTCGTTCGGCGCGCTGCCGCTGTGTTTCAGCGTCTGGATTCAGCGCGCCACGCCGGATTCGCCGGAGGCGGGCTCGGCGCTGTTTGTCAGCATCATTTAGGTTGCCATCGCGTTGGGATCGCTCATTGGCGGCGTGGTGGTCGACCATGTCGGCATGTCCGCCGATTTTCTCTTCGGCAGCGGTTTGGCGCTGCTGGGGCTGGCGGCGCTCGCGAGCTTTGGGCGCAGCAAGCAGGCGGTGGCCGAGGAAGCGCTGGCGTGTCCGGCCTGTACTGATTAGTGGCAGCTGACTAATGGCAGCGAGGAGGGCGACGCAACCGGAGCGCTCCCTCGAGCCGAGTCGCATCTTTGGCCACATAAAGCGACGCATTGTCACAATCGGTTGATATACAGGAGGTGCATTCCGAGTAGGAGGTTGATTTGGGCGTTCAAAAATCAGTGTTACACGTCGAAACTGTAACGAAGCATCCCTTTGAGAACTGCTTCGTTGACCTTGGCGGCCACTCCGCCGAGCAAGCCCTTACTGTACTCACCGCCGCGGTACATGCCGCTCAACGTGAAATGAATGCTTTTGACTGGATTTCAGACGCGCTTCCCGGCGCGACGCTCAAACCAGCCCTGGCATTCGGCACGGTTGGCGAACTGTACCGGTCATACACCAGACCGGCAGAACTGGTGCGCCTGAAGGGCGTGCTGCGTTCCTGAATCCATACATCCATTTTTCCGTCGTCGTGCCCGTAAATTCACGCGCGCGACGCTTAAGAAATTCCTCTTGCGGGCCGTTATCTTGACGGTCTGATGGACATGAGGCCATGTATGGTAAAGCCGCACCCCAATCGTTCGAACAGCGGGCCGCCGCGGCAACGTGAAACGATAGCTCTCGCAGGGTTGACGCTCAACCGGGAGTTCGCCCGCAAAGTTTTCGTGGCCATTGCAGTCGCTTTCATTCTCTTTGCGATTGGCATCAACACGTTTCTGGCGCACCGCCAGACCTCCGAGCAGGAAAATTCACTCAGCACGCTGCGGGAATCGGGTCGACTGAAACACGACCTCGACCAGGTCCAGCAGATGATGCTTGACGAACATGGCGAACTCTACACGCTGATTAGCACGCGTCCGTTTTACAAGCGCGCCGGCTACACCTTTCCGATGTCGACGCTTCTCGAGTTGACGGCGGATGCGCGCGTCGAATGTCGTGGCCGAGGCGATTGCGTCTCGCGCCTGAACGAACTCGACGACATGATGCGAAAGCTCGGCGAACGCAGCAATGCGTTGGCAAAACGGGTCAATCAGCGTCCTGGCAGCGTGGGTATTGGAGACCCGGCGTTGAGCGAGATCGATGCTTACTTCTACAGCGTTCTCGAACACGTCGTCGGTGTCCGTATGGAAGCCGATGCCACGCTCGATTCCGTTGTCGGTCGGTCTTCGTCGGACGCAAAAAAGGTGTCCGCTGCGCTGCTCGCGAGCGGTTTAACGGCTGCGGCGCTGCTGCTCACCCTGATGCGCTGGAACGCGCGAATAGCCAGGCGGCTCCGTGCGGCGCTTCGTTTGGCTGACGGCGCGCGCGCCCGGTATCAGCGGTTCTTCGATGAGCATCCGTTGCCCATATGGATATACGACAATCAGTCGCTGAGCATTGTCGCCGTCAATGATGCCGCGCAGCGGACCTTCGGCTATCAGGAATCCGAACTGCTCAGGATGTCGCTGGAAGATGTTCATCCCGCGGAAGAATTTAGCCGTCTGAAGGAGGTCTTTCAGTCAAAGCCAGGGATCACATCCGGCGAGACGCAGGCAGTCGGCGTCTGGGTTCACCAGACCCGGTCGGGCGAGCGAAGGTCCATGGACGTTCACCACCTGAATGTTTCGTTTGAAGGTCGCGCCGCCACGATGTCCGTCATGGTGGACGTCACGCTGGAAATGGTCGCGAGAGCCGAACTGTTCGAATCCAAGCAGACGCTTGAGTACGTGCTCGACCATATTCCCCAAGGTATCGCCTGGAAGGACGCCAGACACCGCTACGTTGGCGGCAATGAAATCTATGCGCGCGATGCCGGCTTGCCATCCCGAGACACGCTTATCGGGTTGAGCGACTTCGATCTGCTTTGGGGGGACGATGCCAGCGCGTCGCAACTCGAAGATGTGCGAGTCATGTCGGGTGAGCTCACCCGGCGCCATTTCGAGCGCACGGCTATCGCCGTCGATGGAACGGAAGTGTGGATCTCCGAAACCAAGCTCCCGTTGGAAAACCAGAACGGAGCGGTCGTCGGTGTTCTGATCGCCTACGAGAACATCACGGCCCGGCGCAAAGCCGAACTGGCGTTGCGTCTTCAAGGCAGAGCGATAGACGCGAGTATCAATGGGATTGTGATTGCCGAGGTGCGGCAGGATCTGAACGTCGTGATTTTTGCTAACGCAGCGTTCGAGCGCATCACGGGGTATTCATCCGGCGAAGTGACGGGGGTGGATTGCGACTCTTTGTTCAGGCTGGCGGGTGAACCCCAAAAATGGGCTGAAGTTCGGCATGCCATGGACTGCAATACAGAGGCAAATGTCACGCTGCTCTGTCTTCGAAAGAACGGTGAGCGTTTCTGGAATAACGTGCTGGTGGCGCCCGTGCGCGATGAGCGAGGGCATGTGACCCACCATGTGGGTGTCATGAGCGACGTGACGGCGCTGGTGGAATATCAGGCGCGCCTCGAACACCAGGCACGATACGATGCGCTGACGGAACTGCCCAATCGCACCTTGCTCGATGAACGACTGGGTGAAGCGATCAGACGCGCATCGGAGGCCGGCAGCGAGGTATCGGTCATGTTCCTCGACCTTGACCGCTTCAAGGAGGTCAATGACTCCCTGGGTCATCGCGTGGGCGACACCCTGCTGGCGAGCGTGGCAAGACGATTGCAGCGACTGGTCCGCTCTAATGACCTGGTGGCGCGTTACGGTGGCGACGAGTTCATCATCGTTGCCGCGCGTTCAGGCGGTGAGCAACTCATACCCATGCTTGACCGCGTGATTGCCGCGATGACCGAACCGTTCTACGTCGGCGAGCGGGAGCTGTATGTCGAGGCCAGCATCGGCGTCGCCACGTATCCACAAGACGGTTCCGATGCCGATACGTTGATTCGCAATGCTGACGCGGCGATGTATCTGGCGAAATCGCACGGGCGCAACGGCTATCAGTTTTACCGGCCCGAGCTGAATCGAGCCGCTGCCGAGCGCTTGCAGCTGTCAACCCGGCTGCGGCGGGCAGTGAAGGCCAAAGCGCTTCAGGTGGCGTATCAACCTCAAATCGACATGGTCACCGGGCGTATCTTCGGCGCTGAAGCATTGTTGCGTTGGCACGATGCAGAACTTGGTGCTGTGTCGCCTGCTGTCTTCATTCCGATTGCCGAAGAAACGGGCCTGATTCAAGGCATCGGCGAATGGGTACTTCGAACCGCCTGTCTGCAGGTAAGCAAGTGGCGGGAGGAGGGCCTCCCTGCGATTCGTGTTTCGGTGAACGTCTCCCCGCTTCAGTTGGAGCGCTCCGACATTGTGAGCGTGGTGCGTGGAGCATTGCACGACGCGGGCTGTCCGGCCGAATTGCTTGAGCTGGAAGTGACGGAAGGCGCGCTGATGCGCAACGCCGATGACGCGGCCCGGGTACTCCACGACTTGCGCGAACTCGGCGTAAAAGTCGCCATCGACGATTTCGGAACAGGCTATTCGAGCTTGAGCTATCTGAAGCGCTTCAGTATCGACCGCATCAAGATCGACAAGGTTTTTGTGCATGAAATTGGCCGGGGGACAGAATACGAAGCGCTGACACTCGCCGTCATTGCCATCGCTGAGGCCTTGAAATTCGATGTCATTGCGGAGGGCGTCGAGACGGACGTACAGCGGGGATTTCTGGTCGAGCACGGGTGTATCGAGGGGCAAGGGTTCCTGTACAGCGCCGCTGTCTCGGGAGATGCCATTGCAAGCATGCTTCGATTGCCGGGCTCGGAAGCGGGGTATGCCGAAACTGGTCAGGGGATTCCTGCGGGCACGTGAGGTGCAGGGGGCCTCTAGCATTGCCGAGGCAGCGGCCGGGCAGGCAGGTGTTTCAAATTACACGTCTCGTTACACACAAAAACACCGGTAATCTGCTCCCTGAATATAGTGCGTTCACAACTTACAAGTGAGGCACGTTATGAAAAGAATTCTTGCGCTAACGCTGATGGCGGTATGTCTTGGAAGCGCGCTGGGCGGTTGCATCGTTGTGCCTGCAGGAGGCTATTACCACCGCTATTAAACCGCGGGCAAAACGGGCGGCGCAGTGACAAAAGTCAGATGCGCCGCCGGCAGGACGAAAGATGCCGATATCGCTGAAACTACAGCACCGCGGAAGTACCGGCATCGCAGATCGGGAGCGACCTGACGTGGAAACGGCCGCGTGTCGGCAGTCCTGACAGTCTTACTGGTCAGTCCTGGTTGACATGCTGCTGTCTTCGGAGTGCATCGTGGACTTGTCCATGCCGCTCGTGGTGTCCGCGCTTTTGCTCATGTCGCCAGGAGCCCGGTTCCACGGGCTCGAGACGGGCTCGCCGTGGTACGTCATCCCCGCGGTCGCGGCACCGTGAGCGCCGCCGCTGCCATTTCCACCGTTGCCATTCCCTCCAGCCTGCGCAAACGTCGCGGCGCACGCACAGAGCGACGCGACAGCGACACGCGCGAACAGAGATTTCATCGTCAACTTTTTCATGGTGTTTCTCCTGTGATGCCGGCTCGTGCCTTGGCAGCGCCGAATTCCTTTATGCCGCTAATTGCCGCTAAGGGCTGACACTTTGCGCAGCGGCAACGCGCAAGCAGTTGCTCGCACCTGAACAGAGCAGCCATGGGCTGCGTCCAGGTGCGATGCATGTGTGTCAGTCGTGGCTCGGCACCGAAAGTGACAGGGCTGCGCTGAAATCAATCCCGTGACGATGCACTGACCCCGCTACTTCGGCATCAGAACCTTGTCGACTACCATGATGACGCCGTTGCTCTGAGTGACGTCGTAGGTCGATATGTCGGCGGTGTGGCCACTGGCATCCATGACTACGATGTTGTGCGGGCCGTTCTCAGTGAACGTCAGCGGCTCTCCATTGACTGTTTTCAGCTCTGCCTTGCCGCCTCCCGCCTTGATCGCCTGGTCGAGCTTGCGGAAGTCATAGCGCCCCGGAATGACGTGGTACGTCAGGATGCTGGTCAGCATGGCCTTGTTTTCTGGCTTGACCAGCGTATCGACCGTGCCGGCCGGTAAAGCCGCGAAAGCCTCGTTCGTCGGCGCAAACACCGTGAACGGGCCGGGGCCCTTTAACGTATCGACGAGGCCCGCGGCTTTGACCGCGGCAACCAGCGTGGTGTGGTCGGCCGAGTTGACGGCGTTGTCCACGATGTCCTTGCTCGGGTACATGGCCTGACCGCCGACCATGACCGTGTCGCTGGCGGCAAAGGCGCCTGAAACTGCTGCCGACAATGCGACAGCGACGAACATAGTCTTGTATTTCATTGCGTACTCCCGCTGAGTTGCCATGCGTCATTGCGTGGCTCTGACCGCATATACGGGGAATACGTGCGAATGGATTCGAAATCGGACTGCATCGCGGCGATATAGCCTGATATGTCCCTGTTGAACGTCGGAGGATTGCACGCTATCAAGGGCGCGCTCCAACGACTGCAACAGCAAAACAGCAGTGGCCCTCCTCAGCACAGGATTTTTCGTTGTATGCAAAAATCGGCGCGCGCGGCTTACCGCCCATAACAAGGACAGTTGGCCGAATTCATACAGGCGACGAGGAGCAGACAATTGATTCAGCGTATTTCCGTTTTTTTCACTCAGGTGGTGCATCGTGTGTTGCCAGACCCCCTGATTTTTGCCATTTTGCTCACCGGTGTCACCTTCGCGCTCGCACTTGGTTTGACACCGAAAGCGCCTGCCGATCTCGTGATGCTATGGGGCTCCGGATTCTGGAACCTGCTCGCATTCTCGATGCAGATGGCGATGATTCTTGTAACGGGACACGCGCTGGCCAGCTCGGGACCCGTCAAGCGAGTGCTCGTCGCTCTGGCGAGTTCGGCCCGAACGCCAGGTCAAGGGGTGATGCTGGTGGCGTTTGTCGGCGCCGTTGCCTGCGCGATCAATTGGGGATTCGGTCTCGTCCTGGGGGCGATGCTTGCACGAGAGGTTGCGCGACGCGTCCAGGGAACCGACTATCGGCTGCTCGTGGCGAGCGCTTACATGGGTTTCCTGACGTGGCATGGCGGCCTCTCTGGCTCTGTGCCGCTCGTCGCCGCCACCAAGGGCAATCCGATGGAGAAGACCGTCGGTCTGATTCCGGTTTCGCACACGCTTTTTACGGGCTACAACGCGTTTATCACCATCGGCCTCATTATTCTTTTGCCAATCCTGGCAAGACTCATGATGCCGAAACCCGAAGACGTGGTCACGGTAGACCCGGCCCTATTGCAGGACCCGCCGAGTGTAGAGCGCACACTTTCTCCCGACGCGACATTCGCTGAGCGAATGGAAGAAAGCCGTGTACTGGCCATTCTCGTGGCAGCACTCTGCGCCGTCTTCCTGGTCATCCGGTTCATCAATAAAGGGTTCGTTCTTGATATCGACACCGTCAACCTGGTGTTTCTCGCCGCCGGCATTGTTCTTCACAAGACGCCCATGGCGTATGCGCGCGCCGTAGCTGCGGCGGCGAAGGGTGCGTCCGGCATCATGATTCAGTTTCCGTTCTATGCCGGAATCCAGGCGCTGATGGACCACTCGGGCCTGGCGGGCGTCATCACCAAGTGGTTTGTCGATATCGCCAACGTCCACACATTCCCGCTGCTCGCTTTCCTCAGCTCGGCACTGATCAACTTTGCCGTGCCATCCGGTGGTGGTCATTGGGTCGTGCAGGGTCCGTTTGTGATGCCGGCCGCGCAAGCGCTTGGCGCGGATCTTGGCAAGTCCGCGATGGCGATTGCTTACGGCGAGGCCTGGACAAATATGGCGCAACCGTTCTGGGCCCTTCCGGCGCTTGCCATTGCAGGGTTAGGCGTTCGTGACATCATGGGCTACTGCGTCACGGCGCTGCTGTTCTCGGGCGTTATTTTTGTGGCCGGAATGTACCTGTTCTAATTTCTGGGTGAACGAGGCGGACGATCTCGTGCCAATCGAGCTTGCCAGCGCCTGGCTGCGGGCAGCAGACGGCGTGCTGATCACGGCAGGTGTCAACATGTGAAGGGCAGGGACGTCTCGATGAATTTTTCTGAGCATCATAACCGTAAGCTTCGAAAGCGCCGGGGGCATTGGCTTTCGGGAATTTGTCGTTGTACGATTTGAGTGAGTAGGCCGATAGCGTCCGAATTCCTGGCGCGCTGTGGAATTCCCCCGCCGAGCAACGATTCGTCACTGACTGCCGCTGCACATCCTGTCGTATTGGAGCGCGTCCCGGAAATGAACTCGCATAGTCTCGTGTCGGCAACAACAGAAGCGTCCACCTCGACTGCCGACGACGACAGCGGGAGAGCGGCTTCGATCTGCCTGTCCATGTCGACGGCAGACGGGTTTGCATGTCTGGCGGCGTCAATTTCCGCGGATGCCGCCCGGCGTGCCCA
It encodes:
- a CDS encoding fasciclin domain-containing protein yields the protein MKYKTMFVAVALSAAVSGAFAASDTVMVGGQAMYPSKDIVDNAVNSADHTTLVAAVKAAGLVDTLKGPGPFTVFAPTNEAFAALPAGTVDTLVKPENKAMLTSILTYHVIPGRYDFRKLDQAIKAGGGKAELKTVNGEPLTFTENGPHNIVVMDASGHTADISTYDVTQSNGVIMVVDKVLMPK
- a CDS encoding TIGR00366 family protein, whose amino-acid sequence is MIQRISVFFTQVVHRVLPDPLIFAILLTGVTFALALGLTPKAPADLVMLWGSGFWNLLAFSMQMAMILVTGHALASSGPVKRVLVALASSARTPGQGVMLVAFVGAVACAINWGFGLVLGAMLAREVARRVQGTDYRLLVASAYMGFLTWHGGLSGSVPLVAATKGNPMEKTVGLIPVSHTLFTGYNAFITIGLIILLPILARLMMPKPEDVVTVDPALLQDPPSVERTLSPDATFAERMEESRVLAILVAALCAVFLVIRFINKGFVLDIDTVNLVFLAAGIVLHKTPMAYARAVAAAAKGASGIMIQFPFYAGIQALMDHSGLAGVITKWFVDIANVHTFPLLAFLSSALINFAVPSGGGHWVVQGPFVMPAAQALGADLGKSAMAIAYGEAWTNMAQPFWALPALAIAGLGVRDIMGYCVTALLFSGVIFVAGMYLF
- a CDS encoding EAL domain-containing protein; protein product: MDMRPCMVKPHPNRSNSGPPRQRETIALAGLTLNREFARKVFVAIAVAFILFAIGINTFLAHRQTSEQENSLSTLRESGRLKHDLDQVQQMMLDEHGELYTLISTRPFYKRAGYTFPMSTLLELTADARVECRGRGDCVSRLNELDDMMRKLGERSNALAKRVNQRPGSVGIGDPALSEIDAYFYSVLEHVVGVRMEADATLDSVVGRSSSDAKKVSAALLASGLTAAALLLTLMRWNARIARRLRAALRLADGARARYQRFFDEHPLPIWIYDNQSLSIVAVNDAAQRTFGYQESELLRMSLEDVHPAEEFSRLKEVFQSKPGITSGETQAVGVWVHQTRSGERRSMDVHHLNVSFEGRAATMSVMVDVTLEMVARAELFESKQTLEYVLDHIPQGIAWKDARHRYVGGNEIYARDAGLPSRDTLIGLSDFDLLWGDDASASQLEDVRVMSGELTRRHFERTAIAVDGTEVWISETKLPLENQNGAVVGVLIAYENITARRKAELALRLQGRAIDASINGIVIAEVRQDLNVVIFANAAFERITGYSSGEVTGVDCDSLFRLAGEPQKWAEVRHAMDCNTEANVTLLCLRKNGERFWNNVLVAPVRDERGHVTHHVGVMSDVTALVEYQARLEHQARYDALTELPNRTLLDERLGEAIRRASEAGSEVSVMFLDLDRFKEVNDSLGHRVGDTLLASVARRLQRLVRSNDLVARYGGDEFIIVAARSGGEQLIPMLDRVIAAMTEPFYVGERELYVEASIGVATYPQDGSDADTLIRNADAAMYLAKSHGRNGYQFYRPELNRAAAERLQLSTRLRRAVKAKALQVAYQPQIDMVTGRIFGAEALLRWHDAELGAVSPAVFIPIAEETGLIQGIGEWVLRTACLQVSKWREEGLPAIRVSVNVSPLQLERSDIVSVVRGALHDAGCPAELLELEVTEGALMRNADDAARVLHDLRELGVKVAIDDFGTGYSSLSYLKRFSIDRIKIDKVFVHEIGRGTEYEALTLAVIAIAEALKFDVIAEGVETDVQRGFLVEHGCIEGQGFLYSAAVSGDAIASMLRLPGSEAGYAETGQGIPAGT